A genome region from Euphorbia lathyris chromosome 4, ddEupLath1.1, whole genome shotgun sequence includes the following:
- the LOC136226744 gene encoding uncharacterized protein yields MVRIQVKHGGESQTEWEFLYNCDSVCQIEDISHEIVQISNLQLKLGRLAVELEPRLLAFHGNSQAVPLIRALSEAKSYASKDQILYNKAISCFVLKDHVQAVEREVMENYQLLGFENPNQVQQLLTDVELFREEATQLHWAGKHLMRDKRLCDYIGMNDKTKIVLRLQPPIPYAV; encoded by the exons ATGGTGAGAATCCAGGTGAAGCATGGAGGAGAGAGCCAAACAGAATGGGAGTTTCTCTACAACTGTGATAGCGTTTGCCAGATTGAAGATATTTCTCATGAAATTGTTCAAATTTCCAATCTACAGTTAAAACTCGGTCGCTTAGCGGTTGAACTCGAGCCTCGTTTGTTAGCCTTCCATGGAAATTCTCAAG CTGTTCCTCTTATTAGAGCCTTATCAGAAGCCAAGTCATACGCCTCCaag GATCAGATTTTGTATAATAAGGCTATATCGTGTTTTGTGTTGAAAGACCATGTGCAAGCAGTAGAAAGGGAAGTCATGGAAAATTATCAGTTATTGGGTTTTGAGAATCCAAATCAAGTCCAACAGCTCTTAACAG ATGTGGAACTATTTCGAGAAGAAGCAACTCAGCTTCATTGGGCTGGGAAACACCTCATGAGGGATAAAAGGTTATGTGACTATATTGGAATGAATGACAAAACTAAG ATTGTGCTCAGGCTGCAGCCGCCTATCCCATATGCTGT GTGA
- the LOC136225990 gene encoding ankyrin repeat-containing protein ITN1, with amino-acid sequence MASPIDEGGEMDIEKGIITPQLSHNPIAEPSPTPSPSSTASAPALVLSNSGKRIDQAGKKKYVKQVTGRHNDTELHLAAQHGDLAAVKQILNDIDSQLVGTLSGEEFDVEVAEIRASVVNEVNELGETALFSAADKGHLEVVKELLKYSSKECITRKNRSGFDPLHIAAVQGHHAIVQVLLDHDPSLSQTYGPSNATPLISAATRGHTAVVNELLSKDGSLLEISRSNGKNALHLAARQGHVDVVSALLSKDPQLARRTDKKGQTALHMAVKGQSCDVVKLLLEADPAIVMLPDRCGNTALHVATRKKRVEIVNVLLLLPDIVVNALTRDHKTALDIAEELTLSEESAEIKECLCRYGAVRANELNQPRDELRKTVTQIKKDVHTQLEQTKKTNKNVHNISKELRKLHREGINNATNSVTVVAVLFATVAFAAIFTVPGGDSDSGIAVVVGHTSFKIFFIFNAIALFTSLAVVVVQITLVRGETKAERRVVEVINKLMWLASVCTSVAFIASSYIVVGRRHEWAAILVTVVGGAIMAGVLGTMTFYVVKSKRVRSMRKRVKSTRRSGSNSWQHSDFSNSEVDRIYAL; translated from the exons ATGGCTTCCCCAATTGATGAAG GTGGGGAGATGGACATAGAGAAGGGAATAATCACTCCACAGCTGAGCCATAACCCTATTGCCGAACCTTCTCCAACTCCATCACCGTCCTCAACAGCATCAGCTCCAGCTCTAGTTTTATCCAACTCCGGAAAACGAATTGATCAAGCTGGAAAAAAGAAATATGTCAAACAAGTGACTGGGCGCCATAATGACACTGAACTGCACTTAGCAGCTCAGCATGGTGATTTGGCAGCTGTGAAGCAGATTCTTAATGATATTGATTCACAATTGGTGGGGACTTTGAGTGGTGAAGAGTTTGATGTAGAGGTTGCAGAAATTAGGGCATCAGTGGTGAATGAGGTGAATGAATTGGGCGAAACAGCGCTGTTTAGTGCTGCTGATAAAGGGCATCTTGAGGTGGTAAAGGAGTTGTTGAAGTATTCAAGTAAAGAGTGCATTACAAGGAAGAATAGGTCAGGCTTCGATCCATTGCATATTGCTGCTGTGCAAGGGCACCATG CCATTGTCCAAGTGCTGCTAGATCATGACCCAAGCCTGAGCCAAACCTATGGTCCATCAAATGCAACCCCTCTTATATCTGCGGCTACAAGAGGGCATACTGCAGTAGTCAATGAATTGCTTTCAAAGGATGGTAGCTTATTAGAGATTTCTAGATCCAATGGGAAAAATGCATTGCACTTAGCTGCCCGTCAGGGTCATGTAGATGTTGTAAGCGCATTGCTCAGCAAGGATCCTCAATTGGCCCGGAGGACTGATAAGAAGGGGCAGACTGCATTGCATATGGCTGTTAAAGGGCAGAGCTGTGATGTGGTTAAATTGCTTCTTGAGGCAGATCCAGCCATTGTTATGCTTCCGGACAGATGTGGTAACACAGCACTACATGTGGCAACTAGGAAGAAGCGAGTTGAG ATAGTGAATGTGCTGTTATTACTTCCGGATATAGTTGTCAATGCACTCACAAGAGACCATAAAACGGCTCTTGACATTGCAGAAGAGCTTACCCTCTCAGAAGAATCAGCAGAGATAAAAGAGTGCCTTTGTCGTTACGGTGCTGTTAGAGCTAATGAACTCAACCAACCAAGGGATGAGTTGAGGAAAACAGTAACTCAAATTAAGAAGGATGTTCATACCCAACTTGAACAAACCAAAAAGACCAACAAGAATGTTCACAACATATCTAAAGAACTGAGGAAACTACATCGTGAAGGGATAAACAACGCAACTAATTCAGTAACAGTTGTGGCTGTGCTATTTGCAACAGTTGCGTTTGCAGCCATCTTTACTGTACCAGGAGGGGATTCTGATAGCGGAATAGCAGTGGTGGTAGGCCATACAtctttcaagattttcttcatctttaatgctATTGCTCTCTTCACATCATTAGCTGTTGTGGTGGTTCAAATTACACTGGTCAGAGGTGAGACAAAAGCAGAGAGACGTGTTGTGGAGGTGATTAACAAATTGATGTGGTTGGCTTCTGTGTGCACTTCGGTTGCCTTCATAGCCTCGTCGTATATAGTGGTTGGCCGGAGACATGAATGGGCTGCCATTTTGGTTACAGTAGTTGGAGGAGCCATAATGGCTGGGGTTCTTGGCACAATGACTTTTTATGTGGTGAAGTCGAAGAGGGTTCGGTCAATGAGGAAGCGAGTGAAGTCTACAAGGAGGAGTGGATCCAACTCATGGCAGCACTCTGACTTCTCCAATTCAGAAGTTGATAGAATTTACGCCCTTTAG